The following nucleotide sequence is from Alteromonas sp. V450.
AGAAAGGTTTAAATGCACAAAAATAATTTTTGGAGATGCCATGTCTACCTCATTTTCTGTTAACGCTCTGTTTGCTGGAAAGCCTCAGCCGCTAGGCCCTCGTGGGGCACCAAGCAGTATTGTTAAAGCCCCCGTCGACGCGTTAACGGTACATATGGACAGAACCGATGAAGACGAACAGGCCAACAAACGCCTTCACGGTGGACCGGAGAAAGTGCTGCATCAGTTCAACCCGACCAACTATCTGACATTAAGAAAGCATTTTCCTGAAGGCGAATTTTCGCTGGGCAGCATTGGCGAAAACATCAGTGTAGAGGGCATGGACGATGCTACCGTTTATATCGGCGATATATGGAAGTTCGGCGAGGTAGAACTGCAAGTAAGTGCACCCCGTGCCCCTTGCAATAAAATCTCGCAACGCTTCGAAATTCCCAATTTAGACAGATTTGTTGGTGAACGAGGTATCACTGGCTGGTATTACCGGGTTATTAAAACCGGAACCATCAATGTTGGCGACGAAGTAACACTGCTGCACCGTGAGGAAGATACCGTTAATGTTCACACCCTAATGCAATGCGTCCATACCAAAGCCGACAAAGCCCTGGCCCAAAAGCTAGCGAAACTTGAACCGCTTGATGATGAATGGCGGGGAAAATGCCAAAAAATTGCAGATAAGATTGCGGATAAATAGGCCATTTATCCCTAGCTTAAATTAAAAAGACGCTCGCTCACCTTCATTCAAAATAACCCAAGGCATTGCAGGGTTTAGCTGCTGCTTCATTTTCATCAGTCGAAATAGCGCAGAATGTGACGTCTTGTCACCCATCATCCAGCTGGCATTTCCATAGCCCCAAGGCACTACGGCTTTACAGCCTAGGTCTTGGGCGGCAACAATGGCATCTTCTGGCGTTGTATGTACCTTGCGATACCATTTAGGCGAGGTTTCGCTAAAATAAGACGCTATAGGTAACAGGCAAACATCTATTTCACCAAAGCGCGCTTTAATATCCTTGAAGTGCGGTGAATATCCCGTATCCCCCGCAAAGAACAATGTTTTGCCTTCACTCTCAAATACCCAACCACCCCACAGTGTCGCATTGTCGTCCTCGTACAAATACGGCACCCAAATTCGGTTACTGAAATGGTGGGCAGGCACGAAGTGAATAGAGGTTTTGCCTACGTTTTTGCTGGTATACCACGCCATCTCGTTAATGGTGTAGCCTCTATTAGGGAAGTGCTCTGCGAAACCTAACGGAACAAGATATTCGGGCTTTGTGCCTAATTCGGCTATATCGGCTTTATTGAAATGATCATAGTGAATATGGGAATAAACCACAGCATCGGTTTGTGCGAGTTTGTCTCCACCTACTTTAGCGGGTTCGTTGCGGTTAAACCCCTCTGCCAATCGAAAAGCCCAGTTAACAGGCCAATCAAACTGACCAAACACGGGGTCGATAAGTATTTGCTCACCACTTGCGGTGTTAAGTATAAAACTTGCGTGCCCTAACCAGGTGACATTAAAGCCGGTGTGCGAGTTCACTGTCGGGTTGTTGCCAACAAACTGACAATTCTGCATGTCGCTTTCGCACTCAATGTCAGTAGATGCCGGATAACAATCATTAGTACAGGTAACAGGGTATGCTTTAAAACCGCCGTAGATATTGCGGAATCTGTCCTCGAAGCCAGGTTCATTAGAGTATTTAATTACCGCCTCGTCACTGTCTACTTGGGTAACCTTATTAGTCGTAGCACACCCTGTCACAACTAGTGAAACCGTAGCCATAATTGGCGTTAAAAACGTCCACTGTTTTGATAGTTTCTTTAAACAACTTGTCATTTTTAATATCTCGTCCTTGTAATTCCAGTCTTGCAGATAAACATGAATTTTGTGTCTATGTTCGTCGCTTTTATCAAAGGCGTTTTTGGAACAGCTCACGTTAGTACGCAACAAGAAGATGAGCATCATTGTAAGGCGAGAAAGTATTCGCTTAACAGTAAATTTGTAACAAGATGAAAGTGAGAGAAGAACAAGAACGACAAGTTGCAAATGATAATGATTATTAATAATATAAAATGAAATTTATTTCCAAAATCGTTATGTGTAAACCCCGAATACTCATCATTGAAGATGACGCGACGTTAAGTGAACAAATTACACAGCTGCTACAGGCTCGAGGGTTTGTTACTCGCCACGAGAGCGATGGCCATGCGGGTTTACACGCTGCGCTTGAAGAAGACTTTGACCTAATACTGCTCGACATACGCATTCCTTCGCTGAATGGCCTTTCATTACTACATCAACTCAGACAAATAAAGCAAACTCCTGTCATGATGATCACCGCGTCAGGTGCCGAACAAGAAAGGATTGAAGGCTATCGCAAGGGCGCTGATGACTACTTACCCAAGCCCTTTAATTTCACTGAAATGATGCTTCGCATCAACGCACTGCTGCGACGCAGCAAAACACTAAACGACTCAGGCGCGCAAAAGTCGGAAATCATTGTTGATGTGCTTTATTTAAATCGCATTCAGCAAGTTACCAAATACCACTCTAGATTACTCGAATTCACACCAATACAATTTAAGCTTCTTTGGATGTTAGTAGATAACAAAGGGGAAACGTTGAGCAAAGCATTTCTTTATCACAGCGTGCTTAACAAACCCTTTTCGAGGTACGACCGAAGCTTAGATATGCACCTGTCTAGAGTACGCAAAAAGCTCGTTGAGACTGGCATGCCCCCTGAACGCCTTGCCACTGTCCACGGTCAAGGATATCGCTTTTCGTGAAAAATAAACTGCTATGGCGACTGTGCGCATTTATTGCCGTTGGTACTGTTCTGTTATTTTGGGCCATCGCGTGGCTTACCAATCATACCGAGACCAGCATGAGTTTTATCGATAAAGCTCATCAAGAAACCCTTTATTCCTATGGGCAAGAAGCGGAGAAAATCTACCTGGAAGATGGAGAACAAGCGTTAGCTGCTTTTTTAAAAGAAGTGAGAACCAAGGAGGACACGTGGCTTGCCGTAGTTAACTCCCAAATGACCACATTCGCTGACACCCAAATGTTAGATGAGTTTGTTGACCGATTTCAAATAGGCCGCAGCCCCGAATGGAAAATACATTTGTACTTTTCTGAAAACCCTGTGATGGAAGTCCCGTTCGTCGATGACAACACGCACTTTTTAATTCAACTTCCACAGCGTATGCGTCCAGGTTCGTTATTGCTAGCCACGCGCTTAACGCTTCAAATTGCATTGCCGTTGGTAATATTGAGCCTATTAAGTTTTATGCTGTATCGACACCTAATGACGCCACTAAAGCAATTAGAAAATGCCACAAAAGATTTCGCAAATGGCAATTTAGAAGCCCGTGCAATGGCTGCAATGCCCAAGCGAAATGACGAGCTTACTGGGCTTGCCCAAACGTTCGACAAGATGGCACAAAGAACCAGCAGTCTCATTTATAATCAAAGAAGTTTGCTTGCTGATCTCTCTCACGAGCTTCGCACGCCTCTTGCTCGCATTGATATGGCGATAGACTTTGTAGAGCAAGATATTAATCGTGAACAAGCGCTTTCACGCCTGCGTTATGAAGCCAACACGATGAGAGAGCTTGTAGAAGATACCCTAACCTTTGCATGGCTAAATACAGAATCACCACAATTGAACAGCGATGACTTTGATTTGGTGGAACTTATCAATGTTATTTGTGAAGATGCGCGCTTTGAATACCCTGATAGAACCTTGTATGTCGACACACCTGAATGCGCGAATATTGAAAAGAGCAGCCAGCTTGCTTTGGGGCAGGCGCTGGAAAATATTATTCGCAATGCCCTTCGCCATACCCCTGAGCAAAGCAAGGTGAGTTTAACGCTTATCAGCGATAACAATAACTATGTTATTACTGTTACAGACGAGGGCACAGGCGTTCCTGAATCAATGCTAGACGCCATATTCGAACCTTTTTTCAGGGTAGACAAGGCACGTGCGGCCAAAAACTATGTACATGCCGCAAAGCGCTCTGGCTTTGGTCTTGGGCTTGCACTGGCAAAGCGTCAGATTGCCGCTATCGGCGGCGACATATCAGCAAAAAATGGCGCGCATAATGATACTCATACAACAAAACAGGCAGGGCTAATGATTACCATTATCCTGCCTAAGTTTTCTAACGCTGCTTGCGCAAATTGAGAAGTCTCTTCACACCAAGTAATGTACCAGTATAAACCAAGATACAGCAAAGCAAGCTAACCAGCCCTGCAATAGTCTGTCCTACAAAGCCGAAATATTCTCCCGTATGTAAAAAACGAGAAGTCCCCCAAGCCTGACTCCCTTTAGGCCAATCTTTTTTGTGCAGTACTCTAGCAATATCACCACTTGTTGTGTCGAAGTACAGTGAATACGCGAGCTCTTGTCGGTGCCCTATACTTTTATCGATATAAAATCGTGCGACCCCTTCCAATTTTCCAATTTCCATCCACATCGAATACCAATTCTGATAGCCATTCTCATTAGCATGTTGCTGAGCTTGGTTAAATAACGTGTGATAGCTAACAACATCGGCATCTAGCGTTTCAGGCATTGCTTTTTTCTCGCGAGCAGGTACTTGTTCACCGTACACCCCATAGAGCGCTTTGTTAGCCCAT
It contains:
- a CDS encoding MOSC domain-containing protein, whose amino-acid sequence is MSTSFSVNALFAGKPQPLGPRGAPSSIVKAPVDALTVHMDRTDEDEQANKRLHGGPEKVLHQFNPTNYLTLRKHFPEGEFSLGSIGENISVEGMDDATVYIGDIWKFGEVELQVSAPRAPCNKISQRFEIPNLDRFVGERGITGWYYRVIKTGTINVGDEVTLLHREEDTVNVHTLMQCVHTKADKALAQKLAKLEPLDDEWRGKCQKIADKIADK
- a CDS encoding MBL fold metallo-hydrolase; this encodes MTSCLKKLSKQWTFLTPIMATVSLVVTGCATTNKVTQVDSDEAVIKYSNEPGFEDRFRNIYGGFKAYPVTCTNDCYPASTDIECESDMQNCQFVGNNPTVNSHTGFNVTWLGHASFILNTASGEQILIDPVFGQFDWPVNWAFRLAEGFNRNEPAKVGGDKLAQTDAVVYSHIHYDHFNKADIAELGTKPEYLVPLGFAEHFPNRGYTINEMAWYTSKNVGKTSIHFVPAHHFSNRIWVPYLYEDDNATLWGGWVFESEGKTLFFAGDTGYSPHFKDIKARFGEIDVCLLPIASYFSETSPKWYRKVHTTPEDAIVAAQDLGCKAVVPWGYGNASWMMGDKTSHSALFRLMKMKQQLNPAMPWVILNEGERASF
- a CDS encoding response regulator transcription factor translates to MCKPRILIIEDDATLSEQITQLLQARGFVTRHESDGHAGLHAALEEDFDLILLDIRIPSLNGLSLLHQLRQIKQTPVMMITASGAEQERIEGYRKGADDYLPKPFNFTEMMLRINALLRRSKTLNDSGAQKSEIIVDVLYLNRIQQVTKYHSRLLEFTPIQFKLLWMLVDNKGETLSKAFLYHSVLNKPFSRYDRSLDMHLSRVRKKLVETGMPPERLATVHGQGYRFS
- a CDS encoding sensor histidine kinase, yielding MKNKLLWRLCAFIAVGTVLLFWAIAWLTNHTETSMSFIDKAHQETLYSYGQEAEKIYLEDGEQALAAFLKEVRTKEDTWLAVVNSQMTTFADTQMLDEFVDRFQIGRSPEWKIHLYFSENPVMEVPFVDDNTHFLIQLPQRMRPGSLLLATRLTLQIALPLVILSLLSFMLYRHLMTPLKQLENATKDFANGNLEARAMAAMPKRNDELTGLAQTFDKMAQRTSSLIYNQRSLLADLSHELRTPLARIDMAIDFVEQDINREQALSRLRYEANTMRELVEDTLTFAWLNTESPQLNSDDFDLVELINVICEDARFEYPDRTLYVDTPECANIEKSSQLALGQALENIIRNALRHTPEQSKVSLTLISDNNNYVITVTDEGTGVPESMLDAIFEPFFRVDKARAAKNYVHAAKRSGFGLGLALAKRQIAAIGGDISAKNGAHNDTHTTKQAGLMITIILPKFSNAACAN